A single window of Nicotiana tomentosiformis chromosome 1, ASM39032v3, whole genome shotgun sequence DNA harbors:
- the LOC138908506 gene encoding uncharacterized protein gives MVPALVAPPPAQPTRGRGQAVRGGGQAVRGEGQAVRGGGQPTRSCPKDIVQSDGGRPRCYAFPTRPEAELSDVVITGIVPICHRYTLVLFDPGSVYSYVSSYFASYQVVPRDSLSALVYVSMPVGDYIIVDRVYHSCVITIGCLETSIDLLLLDMVYFDVILSMDWLSLYHVVLDCHAKMVIVVMPRLPRLEWRETLGHSISRIISYVKARRMVEKRCLAYLAYVRDSSVEVPSMDFLPVVCEFPEVFPVDQVDTFHSSGSYIFFRAIS, from the exons atggttccagcactggttgctccaccacccgctcagccaactagaggtaggggtcaggcagtcagaggtggaggtcaggccgttagaggtgaaggtcaggccgttagaggtggaggccagccaactaGAAGTTGTCCTAAAGATATAGTTCAGAGTGATGGGGGCcggccccgatgttatgctttcccaactaggcctgaggccgagttatCTGACgtcgttatcacaggtattgttccaatttGCCATAGATAtactttagttctatttgatccgggatctgtgtattcctacgtgtcatcttattttgcttcatatcaggttgtgcctcgtgattctttgagtgctcttgtgtatgtttccatgcctgtgggagattatattattgtagatcgtgtctatcaCTCGTGTGTAATTACAATTGGGTGTCTTGAGACTagcatagatcttctacttcttgatatggtatattttgatgttatcttgagtatggattggctgtcactttATCATGTtgtattggactgtcatgccaagatggtgattGTAGTTATGCcgaggttgcctcgattagagtggagagagaCTCTTGGCCACTCTATCAGTAgaattatttcttatgtgaaggctcgacgtatggtcgagaagagatgtctagcttatttggcctatgtccgtgattctagtgtagaggttccttccatggatttcttaccagttgtttgtgagtttccagaggtgtttcct gttgaccaagtcgacacatttcattccagtggcagttacataTTCTTTAGAGCGattagctga